The Balaenoptera acutorostrata chromosome 15, mBalAcu1.1, whole genome shotgun sequence genome contains a region encoding:
- the LOC130704952 gene encoding cytochrome c oxidase subunit 7C, mitochondrial-like, protein MLGQSIQRFTTSVVCRSHCEEGPGKNLPFSVENKWWLLAMVTLYFGSGFAAPFYIVRHQLLKK, encoded by the coding sequence ATGTTGGGACAAAGCATCCAGAGGTTCACAACCTCTGTGGTCTGTAGGAGCCACTGTGAGGAGGGTCCAGGGAAGAATTTACCATTTTCAGTGGAAAACAAGTGGTGGTTACTAGCTATGGTGACTTTGTACTTTGGGTCTGGATTTGCTGCACCTTTCTATATAGTAAGACACCAACTGCTTAAAAAATAA